One segment of Desulfobacterales bacterium DNA contains the following:
- a CDS encoding acetyl-CoA carboxylase biotin carboxylase subunit, whose protein sequence is MKGKVLIANRGEIALRIMRACQELDLDYAVVYTAADEDSQHVRLNRDGNSDKNKAWRVHSYTDPNDILAVADHTNCTAIHPGYGFFSEDYRFARRVTTRNRPLTFIGPTWQVIKDLGDKINTKRIAKQLDIPIIPGTDSPIYNEMEAEEIAEQLLAEQKHQGIRNPSILVKAAAGGGGMGIEEVSQIETFRRVYRLVQNYAKRQFGDGGVLIEQCLRDYNHLEVQLLCSKHGERLHFGTRNCTIQSTGRQKRIEAAPGLDNDCFAYNFDAAAVLDQIVHNSLKLASHVRYDNVGTWEWIVTREGRPYLLEVNTRIQVENDVSARISYVNDKHPNLIKEQIRTALGERVGYSQEDVKFRGASVELRIVAEDPQRGFAPWIGTITKFDLPGYDWSAVYTHVPNDRAYPIPSDFDPNLALAIVWGDSIREAKERARRFLKETTIEGRNAGGAPIMTNISYLDNNLDRLLTF, encoded by the coding sequence TTGAAAGGAAAGGTACTGATAGCCAACCGCGGCGAGATCGCCCTGCGCATCATGCGGGCCTGCCAGGAACTGGATCTCGATTATGCGGTGGTTTATACGGCAGCGGACGAGGACTCCCAGCACGTTCGCCTGAATCGTGACGGCAACAGCGATAAAAACAAGGCCTGGCGGGTTCACAGCTACACCGATCCCAACGATATCCTCGCGGTGGCCGACCATACCAACTGTACGGCCATCCATCCTGGCTACGGGTTCTTTTCCGAGGATTACCGCTTTGCCCGCCGGGTGACCACCCGCAACCGGCCGCTGACCTTTATCGGACCGACCTGGCAGGTGATCAAGGACCTGGGCGACAAGATCAATACCAAGCGGATCGCCAAGCAACTGGATATTCCGATCATCCCGGGGACCGACAGCCCGATCTACAACGAGATGGAGGCTGAGGAGATTGCCGAGCAACTCCTGGCCGAGCAGAAACATCAGGGTATCCGCAACCCCTCCATCCTGGTAAAAGCGGCGGCCGGCGGCGGCGGAATGGGCATTGAGGAGGTTTCCCAGATCGAGACCTTTCGCCGGGTCTACCGCCTGGTACAGAACTATGCCAAGCGGCAGTTCGGCGACGGCGGGGTCCTGATCGAGCAATGTCTGCGGGACTACAACCACCTGGAAGTACAACTGCTCTGCAGCAAGCATGGCGAACGGCTCCATTTCGGCACCCGGAACTGCACCATCCAGTCCACTGGCCGGCAGAAACGGATCGAGGCGGCGCCCGGCCTTGACAACGACTGTTTTGCCTACAATTTCGATGCCGCCGCCGTGCTGGATCAGATCGTCCACAATTCGCTGAAACTGGCCTCCCACGTGCGTTATGACAATGTCGGCACCTGGGAATGGATCGTCACCCGGGAGGGCAGGCCCTACCTGCTGGAGGTCAATACCCGGATCCAGGTGGAAAACGATGTCTCGGCCCGGATCAGTTATGTGAACGACAAACACCCCAACCTGATCAAGGAACAGATCCGGACCGCCCTGGGCGAACGGGTCGGCTACAGCCAGGAGGACGTCAAGTTCAGGGGCGCCAGCGTTGAACTGAGAATCGTGGCCGAGGACCCCCAGCGCGGCTTTGCCCCCTGGATCGGCACCATCACCAAATTCGACCTGCCCGGCTACGACTGGTCAGCGGTCTATACCCATGTTCCCAACGACCGGGCCTACCCGATCCCCAGCGATTTCGACCCCAACCTGGCCCTGGCCATCGTCTGGGGCGATTCCATCCGCGAAGCCAAGGAACGGGCCAGACGATTCCTCAAGGAGACGACCATTGAAGGCCGTAATGCCGGCGGCGCCCCCATTATGACCAATATCTCCTATCTGGACAATAATCTGGACCGTCTGTTGACCTTCTGA
- a CDS encoding acetyl-CoA carboxylase carboxyl transferase subunit alpha/beta, with amino-acid sequence MDDLRKRLLKNEERLTCLVRIKAGAQWGNISGFQEKLKVLQHSFYDLSEMQLDSELRKIEAGINFIEKRCEEGLSSMEGVRIVRNPLRFTLKDILENVYEEYTELGGAGETSIDPAMVAAKAQIVRRVKKKLVSQPVMVIGQEKGHGEEFRNGGSCKPWGNEKALRYMRVAETEGIPIHFYIFTPGSFPVEDYPGAAQQIARNLYAMAKLRVPMISVISEGGSGGAEAVGLSDFRLMFSHGYYSVISPEGAAAIEGKIKEGSKVPPELVEACAERLKITARENLALGTIDRIIQEPLLGARRDDFVFFKQLKSEVIRATDEVILKTKSFRSFRAYEVKLKKAEEAAAEEPQINISWDLNQDEIKRLLSFRSKKYRHLAMDAFGGQPTPSLALYRKLRNIAARTYYGFRYDLLRNQQKQVEKVIKDVSGEGSILLDRVIAPFRRVFDFINREQADRPVVVTKQPGDRTNGEDPIDLELWDTYTSPLANEDRTVTCPNADKHGCKDLWVPDLYGEFAGVCENCGHHFPLEYEWYLKNLFDPDSIREFNAEYQSLNPLAYPGFDSRLKVARAKTGRNSANITFYARVMETELVVTMLYSDFRNGTVGAAEGEKFVRACEKARLKRRPLLAYVHTTGGIRIQEGSIGVVQMPKCTMAVREYIDSGGLYIVVYDNNSYAGPVASFLGCSPYQFAIRSSRIGFAGRRVIRETTGEDIPPDYHHARNALKRGHIQGIWDRREFRKNLHRALLTMGGRALYYR; translated from the coding sequence ATGGATGACTTACGCAAACGGCTGCTGAAAAACGAAGAGCGCCTTACCTGCCTTGTCCGGATCAAGGCCGGCGCTCAGTGGGGCAACATCTCCGGTTTCCAGGAAAAGCTCAAGGTTCTGCAGCATTCCTTTTACGACCTGAGCGAGATGCAGCTCGACAGTGAACTGCGCAAGATCGAGGCCGGGATCAATTTTATTGAAAAACGCTGTGAAGAGGGCCTCTCCTCCATGGAAGGGGTGCGGATCGTGCGCAACCCCCTGCGGTTCACCCTGAAGGACATCCTGGAGAACGTCTACGAGGAGTACACCGAACTGGGCGGCGCCGGAGAGACGAGCATCGATCCCGCCATGGTGGCCGCCAAGGCCCAGATCGTCCGGCGGGTCAAGAAAAAGCTGGTCTCCCAGCCGGTGATGGTCATCGGCCAGGAAAAAGGCCATGGCGAGGAGTTCCGCAACGGCGGTTCATGCAAGCCCTGGGGCAATGAAAAGGCCCTGCGCTACATGCGGGTGGCCGAGACCGAGGGCATCCCGATCCATTTCTACATCTTCACCCCGGGTTCCTTTCCAGTGGAGGACTATCCCGGCGCGGCCCAGCAGATTGCCAGGAACCTCTATGCCATGGCCAAGCTGCGGGTGCCGATGATCTCGGTGATCTCCGAGGGCGGCTCCGGCGGGGCCGAGGCAGTGGGGCTCAGCGATTTCAGGCTGATGTTTTCCCACGGCTACTACTCGGTGATCTCCCCGGAAGGCGCGGCCGCCATCGAGGGCAAGATCAAGGAAGGGTCAAAGGTTCCGCCGGAACTGGTCGAGGCCTGCGCCGAGCGGCTGAAGATCACCGCCAGGGAGAACCTGGCCCTGGGTACCATTGATCGGATCATTCAGGAACCGCTCCTGGGCGCCCGGCGGGATGACTTCGTCTTTTTCAAGCAACTCAAATCCGAGGTGATCCGGGCCACCGACGAGGTGATCCTCAAGACCAAGAGCTTCCGCTCCTTCCGGGCCTACGAGGTAAAGCTGAAAAAGGCCGAAGAGGCCGCGGCCGAGGAGCCCCAGATCAACATCTCCTGGGACCTGAACCAGGACGAGATCAAGCGGCTGCTCAGCTTCCGTTCGAAAAAATACCGCCACCTGGCCATGGACGCCTTTGGCGGCCAACCAACGCCGTCCCTGGCCCTGTACCGAAAGCTCCGGAACATAGCTGCCCGGACCTATTACGGTTTCCGCTACGATCTGCTCCGCAACCAGCAGAAACAGGTGGAAAAGGTGATCAAGGATGTGTCCGGCGAGGGCTCGATTCTGCTGGATCGAGTCATTGCCCCGTTCCGCCGGGTCTTTGATTTCATCAACCGCGAGCAGGCGGATCGACCGGTGGTGGTGACCAAGCAGCCGGGCGACCGGACAAACGGCGAAGACCCCATTGATCTCGAACTGTGGGACACCTATACCAGCCCGCTGGCCAACGAGGACCGGACCGTAACCTGCCCCAATGCCGATAAGCACGGCTGCAAGGACCTCTGGGTGCCGGACCTGTACGGTGAGTTCGCCGGGGTCTGCGAGAACTGCGGCCACCATTTTCCCCTGGAATATGAATGGTATCTGAAGAATCTTTTTGACCCCGACTCGATCCGTGAGTTCAACGCCGAGTACCAGTCGCTGAATCCGCTGGCCTATCCCGGCTTTGACAGTCGGCTCAAGGTGGCCCGGGCCAAGACCGGCCGCAACAGCGCCAATATCACCTTCTATGCCCGGGTGATGGAAACCGAGCTGGTGGTCACCATGCTCTACAGCGACTTCAGGAACGGCACCGTGGGCGCGGCCGAGGGCGAAAAGTTCGTCCGGGCCTGCGAAAAGGCCCGGCTCAAGCGGCGGCCACTGCTGGCCTATGTCCATACCACCGGCGGCATCCGGATCCAGGAGGGCAGCATCGGCGTGGTGCAGATGCCCAAGTGCACCATGGCGGTGCGGGAGTATATCGATTCCGGCGGCCTCTATATCGTGGTCTATGACAACAACTCCTATGCCGGTCCGGTGGCCAGCTTCCTCGGCTGCTCGCCCTATCAGTTCGCCATCCGCTCCAGCCGGATCGGCTTTGCCGGCCGCCGGGTCATCCGCGAGACCACTGGCGAGGACATCCCGCCCGATTACCACCATGCCCGCAACGCCCTCAAACGGGGCCATATCCAGGGCATCTGGGATCGGCGCGAGTTCAGGAAGAACCTGCACCGGGCCCTGCTCACCATGGGCGGCCGGGCCCTTTATTACCGGTAA
- a CDS encoding biotin--[acetyl-CoA-carboxylase] ligase yields MGITPPLTPRHIHRIIIDEELPGRRQQVSPAIADRILRYGAIVGCRIEHHPRLARGMDRARQLIRKCEEQDRSFMSGTVILADQLTHGRGRFERKWHAPPGGVWLTLVLANTLLPESSRLYPLAAGVATCELLVGYGLPARVKWVNDVLVNGRKIAGILAETVHGARSGEEYVLIGIGLNANNDRFPDELRDTAISMKDRLKNTVDITSLAARLLGKLAWNIGLLHHAEAERLHAPEEGDGPGRDHPLLVRWQELTDMVGRRVLFGHDLRQKPLFEARVLGIDHQGGLLLELDQGHRITEFSGEILYLD; encoded by the coding sequence ATGGGCATAACCCCTCCCCTCACCCCCCGACATATCCACCGGATTATCATTGATGAAGAGCTGCCCGGCCGGCGCCAACAAGTTTCGCCGGCCATTGCCGACCGGATCCTCCGCTATGGCGCAATAGTCGGCTGCCGGATCGAACATCACCCCCGGCTGGCCCGGGGCATGGACCGGGCCCGGCAGCTGATCCGGAAATGCGAGGAGCAGGACCGCTCCTTTATGAGCGGCACTGTAATCCTTGCCGATCAGCTCACCCACGGCCGCGGCCGCTTTGAACGGAAATGGCATGCGCCGCCGGGCGGGGTCTGGCTGACCCTGGTCCTGGCCAACACCCTGCTCCCCGAAAGCAGCAGGCTCTATCCCCTGGCCGCCGGGGTGGCAACCTGCGAGTTACTGGTCGGCTACGGCCTGCCGGCCCGGGTCAAGTGGGTCAACGACGTCCTGGTCAACGGCCGCAAGATCGCCGGCATCCTGGCCGAGACCGTGCATGGCGCCCGGTCCGGCGAGGAATACGTGCTGATCGGAATCGGGCTCAACGCCAACAACGACCGGTTTCCGGACGAACTCCGGGATACGGCCATATCGATGAAAGACCGGCTGAAAAACACAGTGGACATCACCTCCCTGGCCGCCCGGCTGCTGGGCAAACTGGCCTGGAATATCGGCCTGCTCCACCATGCCGAGGCCGAGCGTCTCCATGCTCCGGAGGAAGGAGATGGTCCCGGCCGGGACCATCCGCTCCTGGTCCGCTGGCAGGAACTCACCGACATGGTCGGCCGCCGGGTTCTTTTCGGCCATGATCTCCGGCAAAAACCGTTGTTCGAGGCCCGGGTCCTGGGGATCGACCACCAGGGCGGCCTGCTCCTGGAGTTGGACCAGGGCCACCGGATCACCGAATTTTCCGGTGAAATCCTCTACCTGGACTGA